A window of Corallococcus macrosporus DSM 14697 contains these coding sequences:
- a CDS encoding phage tail protein: MDANRLRFYMLADAPDWLTESSVSASEVCLYDAKRRTLRLGSLGETRTFDEALDLAMLEPRLARVPSAVDAFGTWAWWDEVAGQVRTAGGGAGTTPRFEPAQVGLSGAVTDLSPGAGGVLYLAVDQRVVALHLRKVWSAVVFPAGGIAAHRIAADPRGGAYVLSGPPSFAPAAPPAVLGRVDGQPLPEVLSSPSGAGLFRPMEENPDPPRTRVLETLAWPGEVPVALACDTEGRLAVLSWVMDPALAGVPADAAHARLRFFTSRFSAPVALPGVLRPFSLAFLPDGRAVVLSLLEDGKVEAVAYALPADASEAIPQGDYFPLPGHDGGPFLQGARPPHHAVSPGLADQAPVPLQALSLPRCAERGRASNPPNRPFDSGDGRTVWHRLYVEALLPPRTGVRVWLAATDEPLAPPGDSPHWHEHRLGLIPEAPVHPDVPHGSWVPLPSEVPFQPGMLPAPPAPGESGLFTVLIQRAHSQVRALSGRYLWVRVELFGDGRRTPEVGALRAYASRFSYVDNYLPSLYREERFGDDADAPGRATPADFLERFLGIVEGVLTPIEDRIAHAHVLTDPGHVPGDSLEWLASWVGLSFDPVVGESQRRAMLRAAPALARRRGCVEGLRLALDLVTDGAVNRGAVVVVEDFRLRRTLATILGADLADEEDPLLQGLSRGGNAYVGDTLFLGDETRAEFLAVFGDETLRTRAEAEAVEQFLERLAHRLTVLVHQGTDTRTLGLIRKVAEQEAPAHVQVSVITASRPLLVGVASLVGVDTYVGPAPAATSVRVGHSVLGLADVIERPASLDPRLEGG, translated from the coding sequence ATGGACGCCAACCGCCTCCGGTTCTACATGCTGGCGGACGCGCCGGACTGGCTCACGGAGAGCTCGGTCTCCGCGAGCGAGGTGTGTCTCTACGACGCGAAGCGAAGGACGCTCCGGCTGGGGAGCCTGGGCGAAACCCGCACCTTCGATGAAGCGCTCGACCTCGCGATGCTCGAGCCAAGGCTCGCCCGCGTACCAAGCGCGGTGGACGCCTTCGGCACCTGGGCCTGGTGGGATGAGGTCGCCGGGCAGGTGCGCACGGCGGGCGGAGGCGCGGGCACCACGCCGCGCTTCGAACCCGCGCAGGTCGGCTTGTCCGGCGCGGTGACGGACCTGTCGCCCGGAGCCGGAGGGGTCCTCTACCTCGCGGTGGACCAGCGCGTGGTGGCGCTCCACCTGCGCAAGGTGTGGTCCGCCGTGGTGTTCCCGGCCGGGGGTATCGCCGCGCACCGCATCGCCGCGGATCCACGGGGTGGCGCCTACGTGCTGAGCGGCCCGCCCTCCTTCGCGCCCGCCGCGCCCCCCGCAGTGCTCGGCCGCGTGGACGGGCAGCCGCTTCCGGAGGTCCTGTCCAGTCCCTCCGGCGCCGGGCTGTTCCGCCCCATGGAGGAGAACCCGGACCCGCCGCGGACCCGGGTGCTGGAGACGCTCGCCTGGCCGGGCGAAGTGCCGGTGGCGCTCGCTTGCGACACCGAGGGACGGCTGGCGGTGCTGAGCTGGGTCATGGACCCGGCCCTCGCGGGCGTGCCCGCGGACGCGGCCCATGCGCGGCTGCGCTTCTTCACGAGCCGCTTCTCCGCGCCAGTCGCGCTTCCGGGCGTGCTGCGGCCCTTCAGCCTCGCGTTCCTTCCGGATGGCCGCGCCGTGGTGCTGTCGCTGCTCGAAGACGGCAAGGTGGAGGCGGTGGCCTACGCGCTCCCGGCCGATGCGTCCGAGGCGATTCCCCAGGGAGACTACTTCCCGCTTCCCGGCCATGACGGAGGACCCTTCCTTCAGGGCGCGCGGCCTCCGCACCACGCCGTCAGCCCGGGGCTGGCGGACCAGGCGCCCGTGCCGCTTCAAGCCCTGTCCCTGCCCCGGTGCGCCGAACGGGGCCGCGCCTCCAACCCGCCGAACCGCCCCTTCGATTCGGGCGACGGGCGCACGGTGTGGCACCGCCTGTACGTGGAGGCCTTGCTGCCCCCGCGCACCGGCGTGCGCGTCTGGCTCGCCGCCACCGACGAGCCCCTGGCTCCGCCTGGTGACTCGCCGCACTGGCACGAGCACCGCCTGGGCCTCATCCCGGAAGCCCCGGTCCATCCGGACGTCCCGCACGGGAGCTGGGTGCCGCTGCCGTCGGAGGTGCCCTTCCAACCGGGGATGCTGCCCGCGCCGCCCGCGCCGGGCGAGAGTGGCCTGTTCACGGTCCTCATCCAGCGCGCCCACTCGCAGGTGCGAGCGCTCTCCGGACGGTACCTCTGGGTGCGCGTGGAGCTGTTCGGTGACGGCCGCCGGACGCCCGAGGTGGGAGCGCTGCGCGCGTATGCATCGCGCTTCTCCTACGTGGACAACTACCTGCCGTCCCTCTACCGCGAGGAGCGCTTCGGCGACGACGCGGACGCCCCCGGCCGGGCGACGCCCGCGGACTTCCTGGAGCGGTTCCTCGGCATCGTCGAGGGCGTGCTGACGCCCATCGAGGACCGCATCGCCCATGCGCACGTCCTCACCGACCCGGGGCACGTGCCGGGTGATTCGCTGGAGTGGCTCGCGAGCTGGGTCGGCCTGTCCTTCGACCCCGTCGTAGGTGAAAGCCAGCGGCGCGCGATGCTCCGGGCCGCGCCCGCGCTCGCCCGGCGGCGCGGCTGCGTCGAGGGCCTGCGGCTGGCGCTGGACCTGGTCACGGACGGCGCGGTGAACCGGGGCGCGGTGGTGGTGGTGGAGGACTTCCGGCTCCGGCGCACGCTGGCCACCATCCTCGGCGCGGACCTCGCGGACGAGGAGGACCCCTTGCTGCAGGGCCTGTCCCGCGGCGGGAACGCCTACGTGGGCGACACCCTCTTCCTCGGGGACGAGACGCGCGCGGAGTTCCTGGCCGTCTTCGGGGACGAGACGCTGCGGACCCGGGCGGAAGCGGAGGCGGTGGAGCAGTTCCTGGAGCGCCTGGCACACCGGCTCACGGTGCTGGTGCACCAGGGCACGGACACGCGGACCCTGGGCCTCATCCGGAAGGTGGCGGAGCAGGAGGCCCCCGCGCACGTGCAGGTCTCCGTCATCACCGCGAGCCGCCCGCTGCTCGTCGGAGTCGCTTCGCTGGTGGGCGTGGACACCTACGTCGGGCCCGCCCCTGCCGCCACCTCGGTGCGCGTGGGCCACAGCGTGCTGGGGCTCGCGGACGTCATCGAGCGTCCGGCGAGCCTGGACCCCAGATTGGAAGGAGGTTGA
- a CDS encoding putative baseplate assembly protein, whose amino-acid sequence MPIIPPRLDDRSFPDLVEELLSRIPGHTPEWTHARVGDPGRTLLELFAWLADSILYRANLIPERQRLAFLRLLGASLRPAEAATGVVSVHFDTDVLQPSVALRAFASVRKPVPFETLDELTVVHLTAEAYRKRPLTEAERQQHASMLPRLAQVYGLDPKAQHGFYATTPVFPLGAADPRGLDLVTETVDGSLWLALLAPKAEHVTALREDLTKGNGQGPRVLSVGVSPVMEVPALSELLGARGRLPHVWEVTGTPAVDASPVYHRLTVVADSTQELSRRGVVRLLLPSDLGAPVNDVRADARAGLGDRPPRLDDPRVAARLVTWLRLRPSGRPERFALGWVDINAVEVDQRETTGGRLIGQSDGNAEQEFRLPSGSVERGTFQLFIEEPGAGYREWRLIEDLALARRDEPVYALDSEAGTVRCGDGVRGRVPPMGAQVLVARMRSGGGAAGNLPPGSLKDLSAYRVDGSPAPGLKVQQPEPTLGGRDAETLAEAERRIPALLRHVDRAVTEEDYRRLAASTPGVQLGRVEVLPRFEPRRRRDGVPGVVSVMVLPTATRLEAPYPRADRPLLEAVHAYLDARRPLTTELYVIGCEYVPLGLGVGITVREGFGRETVVQAVRQAVRRFLFPLPAGGPTGEGWPLGRDVQDRELYVAVAQVPGVASIAGVSLFAWGTVTRVLRDPRRAGATADVARFTVEPPAPSVRQAEGPVNPSWLQLKGSTATTPVELSIADWQLPELLKVAVNADGEVPAVLHGIGDEGGGGMDSSQAGVAVPMVPEVC is encoded by the coding sequence ATGCCCATCATTCCTCCCCGACTCGACGACAGGAGCTTCCCGGACCTCGTCGAGGAGCTGCTCTCCCGAATCCCGGGCCACACCCCGGAGTGGACCCATGCTCGCGTGGGCGACCCGGGGCGCACCCTGCTGGAGCTCTTCGCCTGGCTGGCGGACTCCATCCTCTACCGCGCCAACCTCATCCCCGAGCGCCAGCGCCTGGCCTTCCTTCGGCTGCTGGGCGCGAGCCTCCGTCCCGCCGAGGCCGCCACCGGCGTGGTGAGCGTGCACTTCGACACCGACGTGCTCCAGCCCTCCGTGGCGCTGCGGGCCTTCGCCTCGGTGCGCAAGCCCGTGCCCTTCGAGACGCTGGATGAGCTGACCGTGGTGCACCTCACCGCGGAGGCGTACCGCAAGCGCCCGCTCACGGAGGCGGAGCGCCAGCAGCACGCGTCGATGCTGCCCCGGCTCGCCCAGGTCTATGGCCTGGACCCCAAGGCCCAACACGGCTTCTACGCGACGACGCCCGTGTTCCCGCTCGGCGCCGCCGACCCGCGCGGGCTGGACCTGGTGACGGAGACGGTGGACGGCAGCCTGTGGCTCGCGCTGCTCGCGCCCAAGGCGGAACATGTCACGGCCCTGCGTGAAGACCTGACGAAGGGGAACGGCCAGGGGCCCCGCGTCCTCAGCGTGGGCGTCTCCCCCGTCATGGAGGTGCCCGCCCTGTCCGAGCTGCTCGGGGCGCGCGGCCGGCTCCCGCATGTCTGGGAGGTGACGGGCACGCCCGCCGTGGACGCGTCGCCGGTGTACCACCGGCTCACCGTCGTGGCGGACTCGACGCAGGAGCTGTCGCGCCGGGGCGTCGTGCGGCTGCTGTTGCCGTCCGACCTTGGCGCGCCGGTCAACGACGTGAGGGCGGACGCGCGCGCTGGCCTGGGCGACCGGCCCCCCCGCCTGGACGACCCGAGGGTGGCGGCGCGGCTGGTGACCTGGCTGCGCCTGCGTCCCAGCGGGAGGCCGGAGCGCTTCGCCCTGGGCTGGGTGGACATCAACGCCGTCGAAGTGGACCAGCGCGAGACGACCGGCGGACGCCTGATTGGCCAGAGCGACGGCAACGCGGAGCAGGAGTTCCGCCTGCCCTCAGGCTCCGTGGAGCGTGGGACATTCCAGCTCTTCATCGAAGAGCCAGGGGCGGGCTACCGCGAGTGGCGGCTCATCGAAGACCTCGCGCTGGCTCGGCGCGACGAGCCCGTCTACGCGCTCGACTCCGAGGCCGGCACCGTCCGCTGTGGAGACGGCGTGCGCGGACGCGTGCCTCCCATGGGTGCCCAGGTGCTGGTGGCCCGGATGCGCAGCGGCGGGGGCGCCGCGGGGAACCTCCCGCCAGGCAGCCTGAAGGACCTCAGCGCCTACCGGGTCGATGGAAGCCCGGCACCCGGGCTGAAGGTGCAACAGCCGGAGCCCACGTTGGGCGGCCGGGACGCGGAGACGCTGGCGGAGGCCGAGCGCCGCATCCCCGCGCTGCTGCGCCACGTGGACCGGGCCGTGACGGAGGAGGACTACCGGCGGCTCGCGGCGAGCACCCCCGGCGTGCAGTTGGGCCGGGTGGAAGTGCTGCCCCGCTTCGAGCCCAGGCGGCGGCGAGACGGCGTGCCCGGCGTCGTGTCCGTCATGGTGCTGCCCACGGCCACGCGGCTGGAGGCGCCCTACCCGCGCGCGGACCGGCCCCTGCTGGAAGCCGTTCACGCGTACCTGGATGCCCGCCGGCCGCTCACCACCGAGCTCTACGTGATTGGCTGCGAGTACGTCCCCCTGGGGCTCGGCGTGGGCATCACCGTGCGCGAGGGCTTTGGCAGGGAGACGGTGGTGCAGGCGGTGCGGCAGGCCGTGCGCCGCTTCCTCTTCCCGCTTCCGGCGGGAGGCCCCACGGGCGAGGGCTGGCCGCTCGGCCGCGACGTCCAGGACCGGGAGCTGTATGTGGCGGTGGCGCAAGTCCCCGGCGTGGCCAGCATCGCCGGCGTGAGCCTCTTCGCCTGGGGAACGGTGACGCGCGTGCTGCGCGACCCGCGTCGCGCCGGAGCCACGGCCGACGTGGCGCGCTTCACGGTGGAGCCGCCCGCGCCGTCCGTCCGTCAGGCGGAGGGTCCCGTCAACCCGAGCTGGCTCCAGCTCAAGGGCAGCACCGCGACGACGCCGGTGGAGCTGTCCATCGCGGACTGGCAGCTCCCGGAGCTGCTCAAGGTGGCGGTGAACGCCGACGGCGAGGTGCCGGCGGTGCTTCACGGCATCGGCGATGAGGGCGGCGGCGGCATGGACTCCTCGCAAGCGGGCGTGGCGGTGCCCATGGTCCCCGAGGTCTGCTGA